From the genome of Halanaerobiales bacterium, one region includes:
- a CDS encoding PhoU domain-containing protein: MNQVIQFINVAKSLERIGDHATNIGEETIFIVTDKRVKY; encoded by the coding sequence ATAAATCAAGTTATACAATTTATTAATGTTGCTAAATCTCTTGAGAGAATTGGTGACCACGCTACTAATATTGGTGAGGAAACAATATTTATTGTTACAGATAAACGGGTGAAGTATTAA
- a CDS encoding ATP-binding protein produces the protein MSKEKKIDIEKLKGSCQLSDFDFSSTEELEPFEEGIIGQNRAVEAVDFGLNVEKEGYNIFMTGLPGTGKSTFAKKATEDKSKDKEIPPDLCYVYNFENSEKPQALKLPPGTGKKLKKDMEQLIEELKEEIPAAFEGEEYEEKKNQIMSEYQKKSNRIMEEFEKKIQKDGYALKNTPQGPVPVPIDEDGNPLEQEDYQKLSEEEKQEMRDKNATIKQEMENKMRQIRKLKTDAQEKLKEIEKKIGLSIIEPIVANLKEEYKGCEEVTGYLDNVKEDIVDNLNKFKDKDEDKQQQFPFAVPQDDNGSFFKRYKINLLVDNSDTEGAPVINETNPTYYNLFGKTEGKSQFGAITTDFTMIKSGAIHKANGGYLILQARDVLTSPLSWDTLKRTLINEEVVVENIGEQYRSIPVKTLKPEAIDIDLKVIMIGNPMIYQLLYNYDEEFKKLFKIKADFDIEMERNPENVQKFASFISFISKRENIKQFKKEAVCRVIEYSSRLAGDKEKLTTRFNDIMEVLYESNTWAKMAGHEYVEMEDVKKALDKKEERSNLSEEKIREMIAKEHILVDVQGKESGQINGLSVYQTGEYAFGKPSRITARTYMGKKGIINIERKADMSGKIHNKGVMILAGFLGEKYAREKPLTLSASLAFEQSYGGIDGDSASCAELLVLLSAISTYPLRQDIAITGSMNQKGKVQPIGGVNQKIEGYYKTCKIKGLNGKQGVIIPEQNKDNLMLKDEVIKAVKNDEFHIYSIEDIDEAIELMFNKPAKEVHEKVNEVLKDIAEKASQFGSEEGDD, from the coding sequence ATGAGTAAAGAAAAGAAAATTGATATAGAAAAATTAAAAGGCAGTTGTCAATTATCTGATTTTGATTTTTCTTCAACTGAAGAACTTGAACCTTTTGAAGAAGGTATAATTGGACAAAATAGAGCTGTAGAAGCAGTTGATTTTGGATTAAATGTAGAAAAAGAAGGATATAATATATTTATGACCGGTTTACCAGGTACAGGAAAAAGTACCTTTGCAAAAAAAGCTACTGAAGATAAGTCTAAAGACAAAGAAATTCCTCCTGATTTATGTTATGTATATAATTTTGAAAACTCTGAAAAACCTCAGGCCCTAAAGCTGCCTCCAGGAACAGGAAAAAAGCTAAAAAAAGATATGGAACAGTTAATAGAAGAACTTAAAGAAGAAATTCCTGCTGCTTTTGAAGGGGAAGAATACGAAGAAAAGAAGAATCAAATCATGAGTGAATACCAAAAAAAATCTAATAGAATAATGGAAGAATTTGAAAAAAAGATACAAAAAGATGGGTATGCATTAAAAAATACCCCTCAGGGTCCTGTACCTGTACCTATTGATGAAGATGGAAATCCCTTAGAACAGGAAGATTATCAAAAACTTTCTGAAGAGGAAAAACAGGAAATGAGAGATAAAAATGCGACTATAAAACAGGAAATGGAAAATAAAATGAGACAAATAAGAAAGTTAAAAACTGATGCTCAGGAAAAATTAAAAGAAATAGAAAAGAAAATAGGATTATCCATAATTGAGCCTATAGTTGCTAATTTAAAAGAAGAATATAAGGGGTGTGAGGAAGTAACTGGTTATCTTGATAATGTAAAAGAAGATATTGTAGATAATCTTAATAAATTTAAAGATAAAGATGAGGATAAGCAACAACAATTTCCATTTGCAGTTCCTCAAGATGATAATGGTTCATTTTTTAAGAGATATAAAATAAATTTACTTGTAGATAATTCAGATACTGAAGGTGCTCCAGTTATTAATGAAACTAATCCAACTTATTATAATCTTTTTGGAAAAACTGAAGGGAAAAGTCAGTTTGGGGCAATAACTACTGATTTTACTATGATAAAAAGTGGTGCTATTCATAAAGCTAATGGAGGTTATTTGATATTACAGGCCCGTGATGTCTTAACAAGTCCGCTATCCTGGGATACTTTAAAAAGGACATTAATTAATGAAGAAGTTGTGGTTGAAAACATTGGTGAACAATACAGGTCAATACCTGTTAAAACTTTAAAACCTGAAGCTATAGATATTGATCTTAAAGTAATAATGATTGGCAATCCAATGATTTATCAACTCCTTTATAATTATGATGAAGAGTTTAAAAAATTATTTAAGATAAAAGCAGACTTTGATATTGAAATGGAAAGAAATCCCGAAAATGTGCAAAAATTTGCTTCATTTATTTCTTTTATAAGTAAAAGAGAAAATATTAAACAATTTAAAAAAGAAGCAGTATGTAGAGTTATTGAATACAGTAGTAGACTGGCTGGAGATAAGGAAAAATTAACTACTCGCTTTAATGATATTATGGAAGTTTTATATGAGTCTAATACCTGGGCTAAGATGGCTGGGCATGAGTATGTAGAAATGGAAGATGTAAAAAAAGCTTTAGATAAAAAAGAAGAAAGATCAAATTTAAGTGAAGAAAAAATAAGAGAAATGATTGCTAAAGAACATATTTTAGTGGATGTGCAAGGAAAAGAAAGTGGACAGATTAATGGCCTTTCTGTTTATCAAACTGGAGAATATGCTTTTGGTAAACCTTCCCGGATAACTGCCCGAACCTATATGGGAAAAAAAGGTATAATAAATATAGAAAGAAAAGCAGATATGAGTGGTAAAATTCATAATAAAGGAGTTATGATTTTAGCTGGATTTTTGGGAGAAAAATATGCTAGAGAAAAGCCTCTTACCTTATCTGCTTCTCTTGCTTTTGAACAAAGTTATGGAGGAATAGATGGAGATAGTGCTTCCTGTGCTGAACTATTAGTATTGCTTTCTGCTATTTCAACCTATCCTTTACGCCAGGATATTGCTATTACAGGTTCTATGAATCAAAAAGGTAAGGTACAACCAATTGGTGGAGTTAACCAAAAAATTGAAGGGTATTATAAAACCTGTAAGATAAAAGGTTTAAATGGAAAACAGGGTGTAATAATCCCCGAGCAAAATAAAGATAATCTAATGTTAAAAGATGAAGTTATTAAAGCAGTAAAAAATGATGAATTTCATATTTACAGTATAGAAGATATTGATGAAGCTATTGAATTAATGTTTAATAAACCTGCTAAGGAAGTACATGAAAAAGTTAATGAAGTATTAAAAGATATTGCAGAAAAAGCAAGTCAGTTTGGAAGTGAAGAAGGCGATGATTAA